From Pseudoalteromonas viridis, the proteins below share one genomic window:
- a CDS encoding DEAD/DEAH box helicase, with translation MHYTPFSQTQITELLTLYAQLPAEQQIMLEVLALIGKPVAISRLKRLLKLLVDAQVHELPALNQGMLAEQRTALVEAGLLISNQKGLRVAPLIEVSLCYNALRQDRFISTLNCAEQVVPIINLYEWERDFADEQRFIRDLLILGQYDKATALLSFHKNPQYLDHNTNQVLISTLFFPADVERLAELPPQLLYQACATLFHSLQSDCQNNFAALKLIEQLCERQPDNQQLHCLLAEQYLYRAQLDACISALGDDTSCYALQLRAIVAMCSGEQQTALTLFEQAIVAKNKLARRKQQYLGGLPGLFHKLAVLIQASQGQPQLFSTVRELVRTESADRKAPTFNYAILNLLEYLAECLNNGQSFSEQYQDYEVLRKAQPFNFALLQLLIALATHWTGARVHAARLSRLSEACTTFTSMQQPLFACMGADLLVLNQAPVPPIAQRLVLNFAAMVEQKSDWELALEKLQNLSPAATAPADKSPQSHRLIWQLEQSRFELTLKPREQKLGKNGWSKGRNVALKRLIDEPEQFDYLSDKDKEIIAAIRVYENHSYYGGRIFELEGASALSAAAGAHNLYLGDDFNREIELTEYPAELQIRDNGDELLISIPNLPQGIDYRLQLDEHTRASEYAFYPLQEHRYGFTLFTRQHLQVAEIIGESGLVVPKAAKSKLLASITAIAPLLNIQSDLEGVETGLTTVEPAEALVINITPYQGGLEFHCVSMPFGDQGPMLHPGIGSPSLTTEIDGKRVATQRDLAQEQGLLELLDEHCPAFLAMADNRLQLDDTEMALEALEQLEHCVGAPPAGFALRLRWPRGKKFRLSKALESQHLALAMTKQNQWFDVTGELQVDDTQVIELKKLLSLMATSNGRFISLDGEQILALSQDLRSQLAKLNEVTDQGQFHPLASGQVAEATTGMRMKTLPAWEEQRKKMHQANTLALSVPSTLQAQLRDYQLAGFDWAMRLAHWGAGACLADDMGLGKTLQALAVILARASEGPTLIIAPTSVCFNWQQEASKFAPVLNMTLFSDHSSSEEREQLLEQAGPFDCVVISYGLLQRQAELLKSKHWHTIVADEAQALKNPLAKRTVAACALKGEFKMITTGTPIENNLTELWSLFRFVNPGLLGNLKRFNARFAQPMENAEQDKLAAHKARQSLKQLVKPFILRRLKSQVLTELPEKTEINLTVSLSEDEMAFYEALRQHAIDQITQSASTSSAAEQRIKMLAELTKLRQACCHPKLVMAESTLPSSKLDALSELLDELRQNNHKALIFSQFVGHLQIIKTLLEQRGVTYQYLDGSTPAAQRQERVNAFQRGSGEVFLISLKAGGSGLNLTAADYVIHMDPWWNPAVEAQASDRAHRMGQQRPVTIYRLIAKNTIEEKIVALHQHKRDLADQLLAGNEQASKLSVEDMLNLLKETF, from the coding sequence ATGCACTATACCCCTTTCAGCCAGACACAAATAACGGAACTTCTGACACTTTACGCGCAATTGCCCGCCGAACAGCAAATTATGCTGGAGGTGCTGGCATTGATTGGCAAACCGGTTGCTATCAGCAGACTCAAACGCTTGCTGAAGTTATTGGTCGACGCACAGGTGCATGAACTGCCTGCTCTCAATCAGGGCATGCTGGCAGAGCAAAGAACGGCGCTGGTCGAAGCCGGATTGCTGATCAGCAACCAAAAGGGTCTCAGGGTAGCACCGCTCATAGAAGTATCGCTGTGTTATAACGCGCTGCGCCAGGATCGCTTTATCAGCACACTCAATTGCGCCGAACAAGTCGTGCCTATCATTAACCTGTATGAATGGGAGCGCGATTTTGCAGACGAACAGCGCTTTATCCGCGACTTGCTGATACTGGGCCAGTACGACAAAGCCACGGCTTTGCTGTCTTTTCACAAGAATCCTCAGTATCTGGACCACAATACCAACCAGGTACTGATCAGCACTTTGTTTTTTCCTGCGGACGTCGAGCGTCTGGCCGAGCTGCCACCGCAGTTGCTCTATCAGGCGTGTGCCACATTGTTTCATTCATTGCAAAGCGACTGTCAGAACAACTTTGCCGCACTCAAGCTTATCGAGCAACTGTGCGAGCGTCAGCCTGACAATCAACAGCTGCATTGCTTACTGGCCGAGCAATATCTGTACCGTGCTCAACTGGATGCGTGTATCTCTGCGCTTGGCGACGACACCAGTTGCTATGCACTTCAGCTACGTGCCATCGTTGCCATGTGCTCTGGGGAGCAGCAAACTGCACTGACCTTGTTTGAGCAAGCCATTGTGGCGAAAAACAAACTTGCCCGCCGCAAACAGCAATATCTGGGCGGCCTGCCGGGCCTGTTCCATAAACTGGCAGTGCTGATCCAGGCAAGCCAGGGGCAGCCTCAGCTGTTTAGCACCGTTCGCGAGCTGGTTCGCACCGAATCCGCCGACAGAAAAGCCCCTACCTTTAACTATGCCATTTTGAACTTACTGGAATATCTCGCCGAGTGCCTTAATAACGGCCAGTCATTTAGCGAGCAGTATCAAGATTATGAGGTGCTCAGGAAAGCGCAGCCCTTTAACTTTGCGCTGTTGCAGTTGCTAATTGCCCTTGCAACCCACTGGACGGGTGCCCGTGTGCATGCCGCCAGGCTTAGTCGCCTCAGCGAGGCCTGCACCACCTTCACCTCAATGCAGCAACCTTTATTTGCCTGTATGGGCGCAGATCTGCTGGTACTTAATCAGGCGCCGGTCCCGCCCATAGCGCAGCGATTGGTGCTTAACTTTGCTGCTATGGTGGAGCAAAAAAGCGACTGGGAGCTGGCACTGGAAAAGCTGCAAAACCTGTCGCCCGCTGCCACAGCCCCTGCAGATAAGTCGCCACAAAGCCATAGGCTCATCTGGCAACTTGAACAATCACGATTCGAACTGACCCTGAAACCTCGCGAGCAAAAGCTCGGCAAAAATGGCTGGAGTAAAGGCCGTAATGTGGCGCTGAAACGCTTAATCGACGAGCCCGAGCAGTTTGACTACCTGAGCGACAAAGACAAAGAGATCATTGCAGCCATTCGGGTGTACGAGAATCACAGCTATTACGGTGGGCGGATCTTTGAACTGGAAGGCGCAAGTGCACTAAGCGCAGCCGCTGGCGCCCATAACCTCTATCTGGGCGATGATTTCAATCGAGAAATCGAACTGACAGAATACCCGGCTGAACTGCAGATCCGCGACAACGGTGACGAACTGCTGATCTCAATACCTAACCTGCCACAGGGCATAGACTATCGCTTGCAGCTGGATGAACACACCCGAGCCAGCGAGTATGCCTTTTACCCGCTGCAGGAGCACCGCTACGGCTTTACCCTGTTCACCCGCCAGCACCTGCAAGTTGCTGAGATTATCGGCGAGAGCGGCCTGGTTGTACCTAAGGCTGCCAAATCCAAGCTGCTCGCAAGTATCACCGCCATTGCCCCGCTGCTGAATATTCAGTCCGACCTTGAAGGTGTCGAGACCGGACTCACCACAGTGGAGCCTGCTGAAGCGCTGGTGATCAATATTACTCCCTATCAGGGCGGCCTCGAGTTTCATTGCGTCAGTATGCCCTTTGGCGATCAGGGCCCAATGTTACACCCCGGTATTGGCAGCCCCAGCCTGACCACCGAAATTGACGGTAAACGCGTCGCTACCCAACGAGATTTAGCGCAGGAACAAGGCTTGCTCGAATTACTGGACGAACACTGTCCGGCATTTTTGGCAATGGCAGATAATCGCCTACAACTGGACGACACAGAAATGGCGCTGGAAGCCCTGGAGCAGCTCGAGCACTGTGTTGGCGCGCCGCCAGCGGGATTTGCGCTGCGGCTACGCTGGCCGAGAGGAAAAAAATTCCGCCTCAGTAAAGCGCTTGAATCCCAGCATCTGGCGCTGGCAATGACCAAGCAAAATCAGTGGTTTGACGTGACCGGAGAGCTACAGGTTGACGATACTCAGGTGATCGAGCTGAAAAAACTACTCAGCCTGATGGCCACCAGCAACGGCCGTTTTATCAGCCTGGATGGCGAGCAAATTCTCGCCCTGTCACAGGACCTGCGCAGTCAGCTTGCAAAGCTCAATGAGGTCACAGATCAGGGGCAGTTTCATCCCCTTGCCAGCGGCCAGGTGGCCGAAGCGACAACAGGTATGCGGATGAAAACCCTGCCCGCCTGGGAAGAGCAGAGAAAAAAAATGCACCAGGCCAATACGCTGGCGCTCAGTGTCCCCTCCACCTTGCAGGCGCAACTGCGCGATTATCAACTTGCCGGGTTTGACTGGGCCATGCGCCTGGCGCACTGGGGTGCCGGGGCGTGTCTGGCTGATGACATGGGACTGGGCAAAACCCTCCAGGCGCTGGCCGTGATTCTGGCGCGTGCCAGTGAAGGGCCAACGCTTATCATCGCGCCAACCTCAGTGTGTTTTAACTGGCAACAGGAGGCGAGCAAGTTTGCGCCGGTGCTGAACATGACGCTGTTCAGCGATCACAGTAGCAGCGAGGAGCGCGAACAGCTGCTGGAACAGGCAGGGCCATTCGATTGTGTGGTCATAAGTTATGGCCTGCTGCAACGTCAGGCTGAACTGCTGAAAAGCAAACACTGGCACACCATTGTCGCCGATGAAGCGCAGGCTCTGAAAAACCCGCTGGCAAAACGCACCGTGGCAGCCTGTGCGCTCAAAGGTGAGTTTAAGATGATCACCACAGGGACGCCCATTGAAAATAACCTCACTGAGTTGTGGTCACTGTTTCGCTTTGTTAACCCCGGCCTGCTCGGCAACCTGAAGCGCTTTAATGCCCGCTTTGCGCAGCCTATGGAAAATGCCGAGCAGGACAAACTGGCAGCGCACAAAGCACGTCAAAGCCTTAAACAGCTGGTGAAACCCTTTATTCTGCGTCGTCTAAAAAGCCAGGTACTCACCGAGCTGCCAGAGAAAACCGAAATTAACCTCACTGTCTCACTCAGTGAAGACGAAATGGCCTTTTACGAGGCGCTGCGACAACATGCCATCGACCAGATCACTCAGTCTGCCAGCACCAGCTCGGCAGCAGAGCAACGCATTAAAATGCTCGCGGAGCTGACTAAGCTACGCCAGGCCTGTTGTCATCCGAAACTGGTGATGGCCGAAAGCACGCTGCCCAGCAGTAAGTTGGATGCCCTGAGTGAGCTACTAGATGAGCTACGACAGAATAACCACAAGGCGCTGATCTTCAGCCAATTCGTGGGCCATCTGCAGATCATCAAAACACTTCTTGAGCAACGCGGGGTGACCTACCAGTACCTGGACGGCAGTACACCTGCCGCACAACGCCAGGAGCGGGTCAATGCCTTTCAGCGTGGCAGTGGCGAAGTGTTTTTGATTAGCCTTAAAGCCGGTGGCTCGGGGCTAAACCTGACCGCCGCAGACTATGTGATCCACATGGATCCCTGGTGGAATCCGGCGGTTGAAGCGCAGGCCTCAGACAGGGCGCATCGCATGGGCCAACAGCGCCCGGTGACCATTTATCGCCTCATCGCGAAAAACACCATAGAAGAAAAGATTGTGGCGCTACATCAGCATAAACGCGATCTGGCTGATCAATTGCTGGCAGGCAACGAGCAGGCCAGCAAGCTATCGGTGGAGGATATGCTTAACTTGCTCAAAGAGACCTTTTAA
- a CDS encoding GNAT family N-acetyltransferase, with protein MTTHRFSTARLEAIPASRLIDELSPAQFNQLMHLLTPKTLHFLPDDWQQCPQTPAQLTDWLADKLARCELLLVQNKQAQFIGLVMLHFSANTVQLGYLIGEAHWGQGYASELLQGLVAHLQAAQPNVILNAGVAEDNPASIKVLEKAGFVPCQPHSDEAGKQRYYTLS; from the coding sequence ATGACAACACATAGATTCAGTACAGCCCGGCTGGAAGCCATCCCGGCGTCCAGGCTAATTGATGAACTCAGCCCGGCCCAGTTCAATCAGCTCATGCACCTGCTGACCCCAAAAACCTTGCACTTTTTGCCCGACGACTGGCAACAGTGCCCGCAAACTCCGGCGCAGCTGACCGACTGGCTGGCGGACAAACTCGCTCGCTGCGAGCTGTTACTAGTGCAAAATAAACAGGCACAGTTTATCGGCCTTGTCATGCTGCACTTTTCAGCCAACACGGTGCAGCTGGGTTATTTAATCGGCGAAGCACACTGGGGTCAGGGCTATGCCAGTGAGCTATTACAGGGGCTGGTCGCGCATTTGCAAGCAGCTCAGCCCAATGTGATACTCAATGCCGGCGTTGCAGAGGACAATCCAGCGTCAATCAAAGTGCTGGAAAAAGCCGGTTTTGTCCCTTGCCAGCCACATTCGGATGAAGCCGGTAAACAGCGCTACTACACCTTATCCTAA